The Candidatus Hydrogenedentota bacterium genomic interval ACAGCGGCTTCCGCCTCTGTCCCAGGCGCTGTACCATGACCTGCGCCGGGGCGGCGAACACATGGCACGAGGCCCAGGCTCTTTCCCAACCGTCTGGGCGCACGCGTCTCCGCAATATCAGCATGGCGCTGTTGTGCGTGCTTTTGTGTCTGGGTTTTGCGCGAGCCTTTCGCAACTCTTTTGAACTTGACGCCGAATTTGAGAAAGATGCGACGTCTTGTCGTCATACAGTCGCTACCTGTAAAAAAAAGCTTGACATATAACAAGGATTGGTTTATAAGAATCTATGATGTACCTTGTTTATTATTCTTCATGAATAAACATTGTATTCCGATAGAAGGAACCTGCGTCATGATTACATGTTGCATGGAACGATACCATCAGAAAATATCTCGGGGGGGGGGCAACTCCATGGCGCATTTTTTCTCGGTCATATCTCGCTAAATCCCAAGACGTCCGCGCCATACGCGCTTGGCGGACGCCGACACGCGTCCCAACAACTGTGTATCAGACGTTTGTTTGTTGTGATGTTTTTAATGATACCCATAGTCTCCGGAGCGTCTGTCACCCAGGCAGAAAGCTCGCTAAGAAACGCTCAACCTACGGAAGAATTCGTCTATAGTCAGTTAATTGCGAGTGGATTAAGTGGAGATGAACTACGCAATCAGTATATGGAGTGGCTTAAGGCACAGGAACCATTCATTAGTCGAGAGAATCTGTTGAAAATAATATCGGCAAAGTCCGCATCACTTCAAGATGGATTCTGTAAATTTTCAGTAAATACAACATCTTATAACAGCGGTATTAGCTTTCAGAGAACAATTGAGTGGGTTTTCTCTGGAGAAAAAGTGTTGCGTGATGAGTATGGCTATGATGATGATATTGACCAATTGATATCCTGGCGCCTTGCCTACAACGGCCGGTATAATCAGCAATTTAATCGTTCCAGAAACACAGGAACAATCATGCCTTTTAGGTGATATCCCGAATTTAGTAAAACATACGACATTTTGGCTTATGCAATGCTTAAGGATACTTACAGAGATTATGATCTTGAGTTTTTGACGGTTGATTTGGCATCAATGCTGTTGAAACAGTGTCTTATTCAAGAAGAGACAGAGCAGGTAAACGGCAGTGATTGTCTTGTTGTTTTCCGGGGCACCCCAGCAGTTCAAAAGGTGTATCTGGATATCGAGAAAAATTTCTCTGTTGCTCGGGTTATCCTCTAAAGCCAACAACAGCCTCTTAAAGGAGGCGCCTTGGCTGCAGAACGTCAACTCACAGGTCATATTGATTTGATCAACTTAACCGACTATGGTAATGGCGTCTGGCTTCCCTCCACTGTTGACGCCCAATACTATAAGAATGGTAAACCCATGAAACATACTAAAGTAAATCTTATAGAGGCAGGATTTAATGTAGGCGTCTCATCATCTCTATTTGAAGAGGTTATTCCGAGAGATGTAGTAGTGACAGACACCATCAACAATGCAGTTTACCGGAATTGTGACAATCCTGAAGACATTCAGCATTTTTTAGATGACAGCCTTTTTACCCTCCCTCTCTGACAACAACCTTGATACAGTTACCTTCTTTAAATTAGTGTAGAGGCAAGGAGAATGCTCGTCTTTTACAAGGCCTTGAGCATGCAGGGGGTCAGCCCAAAGTAATCCCTCTTAGGCAACCCCGCGCTTCTCCGTCAGCCTCTATTTTAAGAGCTTTCCGTGTTTTCTTGCCGCTCCGCAATCCCTTTACTATGGGGAGCTATGAAAACTGCTTCTTATTGCTCTAAATGGAATCAAATACCTTCTTTATGCTATCCTTTGCTCCAGCCCCCTCCCGCTAGAAAGGTTTTCTCATGAAAAAAGTATCTAAGGAAGATGTAACCAGACTGGCAAGTTTGGCGCAATTCCAACTGGACGACGCCGCTACCGAAGTACTTGCCGAAGAACTGAACGATATTTTCGCGTATATGGACAAATTAAATGCCTTAAATACGGACGATGTCCCAGCCACGATCAACGGACTCGACCTACATAACGTGCTCCGCGAGGATAAAGCGGAAACGACGCTCAGCCGCGACGACGCGCTGATGAACGCTCCTCTTGATGATGGCGAATATTTTCTTGTACCGAAAATTCTGGAAGGAGAGGATGGAGCATGACCACGCACTGGCATAAACAATCAGCCCATGAAATCGTAGAAGCCGTTGCCAAGGGTGCCGTGTCTGCCTCCGCCGTCACGGAAGCCTATCTGCAGCGCATCGATGCTGTCGACGCAAAGATCGGTGCCTACACACAAGGTTGGGACGACACAGCACGCGCCATGGCGCAGCAGGTAGATGAAAAGATTGCACGAGGCGAAAAGCCGGGCATCCTTGCAGGCGTGCCCATTTCACTCAAAGAATCCATTTGTACCATTACGGGAAAAACGACCTGCTCCTCCAAAATGCTGGAGAATTTCCGAAGCCCCTATGACGCCACTGTGGTCAGCCGCTTGCAGGCCGCCGACGCGGTTTTTCTGGGAAAAGTCAACATGGACGAATTCGCCATGGGCTCATCCACCGAAAACAGCGCTCACCAAAAAACCTATAATCCGTGGAATCCCGATTACATTCCCGGCGGTTCCAGCGGCGGCAGTGCAGCTGCCGTCAGCGCAGGTCAATGTGCCGTGTCTATTGGAAGCGATACGAGCGGTTCCGTTCGCTTACCCGCCTCCCTATGCGGATGCGTGGGCATGAAACCCAGCTATGGCCGTATATCGCGCTATGGCTTAGTCGCCTTGGCGTCGTCCATGGATACCATAGGCCCGCTGACGCGGAGCGTGAAAGATGCTGCGCTCGTGCTCAACGCCCTTTGCGGCGCAGACAGCAAAGATGCCATGACCGCCCCTGATGCGGTTCCTGACTTTACGCAAGCCCTCACGGAGGATATCCACGGTTTGCGCATCGGCATCCCCAAAGAATATTTCGGAGAAGAACTCGAGCCGCAAGTCAGGGAACGTGTAGAGACTGCCATCAGCCTTTTGGAGAAGAACGGCGCTTCCCTTGTGGAATTATCCTTGCCCACCACAGAATACGCCACGGCGGTCTATCTGGTTCTGTGTGCTGCAGAAGCCAGTGCGTGCCTCGCACGCTTGGACGGTATCCGTTACGGCTTTCGTCATCCTGACGCCCAAACGACGGAAGATGTCTATGTCTTGAGTAAGAGCGCGGGTTTCGGCCCTGAAGTGCGCCGCCGCATCCTCCTGGGCACGTGCCTGCTCTCCAAGGGATTTTATGACACCTACTTTGTGAAGGCGCAAAAAGTGCGCACTTTGATTAAGCGCGATTTTGAAGCCGCCTTCAGCCAATGTGATCTTATCGCCGGTCCCGTCTCCCCTGTAGCGGGT includes:
- the gatC gene encoding Asp-tRNA(Asn)/Glu-tRNA(Gln) amidotransferase subunit GatC, with amino-acid sequence MKKVSKEDVTRLASLAQFQLDDAATEVLAEELNDIFAYMDKLNALNTDDVPATINGLDLHNVLREDKAETTLSRDDALMNAPLDDGEYFLVPKILEGEDGA
- the gatA gene encoding Asp-tRNA(Asn)/Glu-tRNA(Gln) amidotransferase subunit GatA; this translates as MTTHWHKQSAHEIVEAVAKGAVSASAVTEAYLQRIDAVDAKIGAYTQGWDDTARAMAQQVDEKIARGEKPGILAGVPISLKESICTITGKTTCSSKMLENFRSPYDATVVSRLQAADAVFLGKVNMDEFAMGSSTENSAHQKTYNPWNPDYIPGGSSGGSAAAVSAGQCAVSIGSDTSGSVRLPASLCGCVGMKPSYGRISRYGLVALASSMDTIGPLTRSVKDAALVLNALCGADSKDAMTAPDAVPDFTQALTEDIHGLRIGIPKEYFGEELEPQVRERVETAISLLEKNGASLVELSLPTTEYATAVYLVLCAAEASACLARLDGIRYGFRHPDAQTTEDVYVLSKSAGFGPEVRRRILLGTCLLSKGFYDTYFVKAQKVRTLIKRDFEAAFSQCDLIAGPVSPVAGFEFGLKAGNPVQMQLSDLYTVSANLAALPAISVPCGVTDSGLPVGLQLMARPFNEAAILNAAYFYEQNRGFSMEYPTLV